One Oryza glaberrima chromosome 10, OglaRS2, whole genome shotgun sequence DNA segment encodes these proteins:
- the LOC127752637 gene encoding putative disease resistance protein RGA3 produces MWCRPYDAYLYTDNCVFARHVEKQEIINFLLQNPGNQGARLVLPIIGDCRVGKKSLISHVCNDERIRSYFSSILYINGDSSCGSITHAKFKMERTLIVREYFTDIDENDWVNFYSTVSQMTAGGSKVVIIIRIENLARFGTAKAVHLNSLSQEEYSYLFKMLATDQKDHPKMVSVANDLAVVLGGSLITANMISDMLRRNHNVHFWLRILRRFERMVKNNFLKYGEHPKDIIEKEQLVDSTEFMTSYPTHACILVMPPRVERDDIPNYKKPSISFKEVIARSVAISGGDFEIATWESRIPPYTKYVSSATALFHDKNGSTTTTRKRRSTS; encoded by the coding sequence ATGTGGTGCCGACCCTATGATGCTTACCTTTACACCGATAATTGTGTGTTTGCTCGTCATGTCGAGAAGCAGgaaattatcaattttttattgCAAAATCCAGGTAACCAGGGTGCTCGTCTTGTTCTTCCAATCATTGGTGATTGCAGGGTAGGAAAGAAATCCTTGATCAGCCATGTCTGCAATGATGAGCGGATCAGATCATACTTTTCTTCGATTTTGTACATCAATGGAGATAGCAGCTGCGGATCAATAACACATGCAAAGTTCAAAATGGAGAGGACATTAATTGTTCGTGAATATTTTACGGACATAGATGAAAATGATTGGGTAAACTTCTATTCTACTGTAAGTCAGATGACAGCTGGAGGAAGCAAAGTGGTAATCATAATTAGGATTGAAAATCTTGCAAGGTTCGGAACAGCAAAGGCAGTTCATCTAAATAGTTTATCACAGGAGGAGTACAGCTACCTTTTCAAGATGCTAGCGACCGACCAAAAGGACCATCCAAAGATGGTCTCAGTTGCAAATGATCTTGCAGTAGTATTGGGTGGATCATTGATAACAGCCAATATGATATCTGACATGCTTAGAAGGAACCATAATGTTCACTTCTGGCTTAGAATATTGCGACGCTTCGAGAGGATGGTGAAGAACAACTTTTTGAAATATGGTGAGCATCCGAAAGATATCATTGAGAAAGAGCAGCTAGTAGATAGCACCGAATTTATGACATCTTATCCTACTCACGCCTGCATTCTTGTAATGCCACCTCGAGTAGAAAGGGATGATATTCCAAACTATAAGAAACCAAGTATATCGTTCAAAGAGGTAATAGCTAGATCGGTGGCAATTTCAGGTGGTGATTTTGAAATAGCAACGTGGGAATCACGAATACCACCTTATACTAAGTATGTATCTTCTGCTACAGCTTTATTTCATGACAAGAATGGATCTACAACAACTACAAGGAAGCGCCGAAGCACCAGTTGA